The following are encoded in a window of Prochlorococcus marinus str. MIT 1013 genomic DNA:
- a CDS encoding prepilin-type N-terminal cleavage/methylation domain-containing protein yields MDKSLKLKLLRNIFAKESQEGFSLIELVVVVSVLAVLASIGIPTFNCFQRKAQATTALAAMKQIQTECQINKSNTGNTDTFTSSNLNSYQIQSDGSNSCS; encoded by the coding sequence ATGGATAAAAGTTTAAAGCTAAAACTCTTAAGGAATATCTTTGCTAAGGAAAGTCAGGAAGGTTTTTCTTTGATAGAACTAGTAGTTGTAGTGTCAGTGCTTGCGGTCTTAGCATCCATTGGTATTCCCACTTTTAACTGTTTCCAGCGAAAAGCTCAAGCAACTACTGCTTTAGCAGCTATGAAACAAATTCAAACTGAATGTCAAATTAATAAATCTAATACGGGTAACACAGATACATTTACTTCAAGTAATTTAAATTCTTATCAAATTCAATCAGATGGATCTAACAGTTGCAGTTGA
- a CDS encoding cytochrome oxidase translates to MTIKNKSKGIVPWDYQIGDENYQIEPWILKKGKEYVTIEKDKNNKGFFQLQKDEEKRLSLNASQAKLTYHQLIEFGYKLRKPKIEITSKD, encoded by the coding sequence TTGACAATAAAAAATAAAAGCAAGGGAATAGTTCCATGGGATTATCAAATTGGAGATGAGAATTATCAAATAGAGCCTTGGATACTCAAGAAAGGGAAAGAATATGTAACTATTGAGAAAGACAAAAACAATAAAGGGTTTTTCCAGCTTCAAAAGGATGAAGAGAAACGTCTATCTCTTAACGCTTCGCAAGCTAAATTGACATATCATCAACTGATTGAGTTTGGATATAAGCTACGAAAACCTAAGATTGAAATTACAAGTAAAGATTAA
- a CDS encoding cupin domain-containing protein, with amino-acid sequence MRRFFLLALTAGISIPIVACSPKKQTSLEPVVIETLIRASESWNGDSFGYPKGQAEMKLEKITAQPGFKTPLHLHPQPGIIYVQKGTLYCETSDGQSLTIGAGESFASSQDTAHYCQNIGDEEMVVFSASAGAKGKKTTVPTE; translated from the coding sequence ATGCGCCGTTTTTTTCTTCTTGCACTAACAGCTGGAATTTCTATCCCAATAGTTGCTTGTAGTCCAAAGAAGCAAACATCCCTTGAACCTGTGGTAATAGAAACCCTTATTAGGGCATCTGAATCGTGGAATGGAGATTCTTTTGGCTATCCAAAAGGGCAAGCAGAAATGAAACTTGAAAAAATAACCGCACAACCAGGTTTTAAAACACCTCTTCATTTACATCCACAGCCTGGGATTATTTATGTACAGAAAGGAACTCTTTATTGTGAAACTAGTGATGGACAATCCTTGACGATAGGTGCTGGTGAAAGCTTCGCTTCATCCCAGGACACTGCTCATTATTGTCAAAACATTGGTGATGAAGAGATGGTGGTTTTTAGTGCCTCAGCAGGAGCTAAAGGCAAGAAAACAACTGTCCCTACTGAATAA
- a CDS encoding M28 family peptidase, with product MNKVLPVPLKGDVLPDVRLSDHSPFWDEGYNAMMITDTSFLRNPHYHEPTDTVDTLDLDFFCKVVEGLVESLFKI from the coding sequence ATGAATAAAGTACTACCTGTCCCTTTAAAAGGGGATGTTTTACCTGATGTGCGCTTGAGTGATCACAGTCCTTTTTGGGACGAAGGATATAACGCAATGATGATTACTGATACGTCATTCTTGAGAAATCCTCATTATCACGAGCCAACAGATACTGTTGATACTCTTGATTTGGATTTCTTCTGCAAGGTAGTTGAAGGACTCGTTGAAAGTCTTTTCAAAATATAA
- a CDS encoding GIY-YIG nuclease family protein gives MNEGIVYVLTNPAMPGVVKIGRTGREIGARLSDLYTTGVPLPFECEYAARVKDQNEVESAFHLAFGPYRVNPRREFFNIEPEQAITLLRLMALEDVTPEVQQEAESVDINAKTSTEKFKRTRRKQMNLWTMGLMGEEIVFRDGVTKAKIAYDGWIEPEGYKAEDGEISLTRYTKELLGVPRDVRPAPYWTYKGERLSDIYEQWANAGFPDRSGQKPQKIN, from the coding sequence ATGAATGAAGGGATTGTCTACGTACTAACCAACCCAGCTATGCCTGGCGTGGTGAAGATTGGCAGAACAGGTAGAGAGATAGGTGCTCGTTTATCGGACTTATATACAACAGGAGTTCCTCTTCCTTTTGAGTGTGAATATGCAGCAAGAGTTAAAGATCAGAACGAAGTTGAATCAGCTTTTCATTTAGCTTTTGGACCATATCGAGTTAATCCAAGAAGAGAGTTTTTCAACATAGAACCAGAACAAGCAATCACTTTGCTTAGATTGATGGCATTAGAAGATGTCACCCCAGAAGTTCAACAAGAAGCTGAAAGTGTTGATATAAATGCCAAAACATCCACAGAGAAATTTAAAAGAACTAGACGAAAGCAGATGAATCTCTGGACGATGGGGTTAATGGGAGAAGAGATCGTTTTTAGAGATGGAGTCACGAAAGCAAAGATTGCTTATGACGGTTGGATAGAACCAGAGGGGTATAAAGCTGAAGATGGAGAAATTTCTTTAACTAGATACACAAAGGAATTACTTGGAGTTCCTAGAGACGTAAGACCAGCACCCTATTGGACATATAAGGGTGAACGTCTAAGTGATATCTATGAGCAATGGGCTAATGCTGGTTTCCCCGATAGGTCTGGACAAAAACCTCAGAAAATCAATTAA
- a CDS encoding helix-turn-helix domain-containing protein, with the protein MFILNLEIKRTRINRFRSYGWSWKKIADVYGVSPTTVRRWSMG; encoded by the coding sequence ATATTTATTTTAAATTTAGAAATCAAACGGACAAGGATCAATCGATTTCGTTCTTATGGGTGGAGCTGGAAGAAGATCGCAGATGTTTACGGCGTTAGTCCTACTACTGTCAGACGTTGGTCTATGGGTTAA
- a CDS encoding prepilin-type N-terminal cleavage/methylation domain-containing protein, which produces MDLKDLSQEEGFSLIELVVVVSVLAVLASIGIPTFNCFQRQAKATAALAAMKQIQTECLITKLSEKNSYEFIQSNLNSYQIQSDGSNSCDGESGTGLISAIPTDTNLLPTFVLALSSNELSYSFKGQTGTDLTDCFALICSNAAPNPDPDPDPDPDPDPDPDPDPDPDPDPDPDPDPDPDPDPDPDPDPDPDPDPDPDPDPDPDPGGGLPPGTQVRYRNIYGNNGLADDGGEMWNGGYDNLPTGCRMLLPDSTTWEACPDGCERTPGGNGEGTCP; this is translated from the coding sequence ATGGATTTGAAGGATCTTTCGCAAGAAGAAGGTTTTTCTTTAATAGAACTAGTAGTTGTAGTGTCAGTGCTTGCGGTCTTAGCATCCATTGGTATTCCCACCTTTAATTGTTTTCAGCGTCAAGCAAAGGCTACTGCTGCTTTGGCAGCCATGAAACAAATTCAAACTGAATGTTTAATCACTAAATTAAGCGAGAAAAACTCATATGAATTTATTCAAAGCAATTTAAATTCTTACCAGATTCAATCAGATGGATCAAATAGCTGTGATGGAGAATCAGGCACTGGATTGATTAGTGCAATACCTACTGATACGAATCTATTGCCTACTTTTGTATTGGCATTAAGCAGTAATGAATTAAGTTATAGCTTTAAAGGTCAGACAGGGACTGACTTGACAGATTGCTTCGCGTTGATATGTAGTAATGCAGCTCCAAACCCAGATCCAGATCCAGATCCAGACCCAGATCCCGACCCAGATCCAGACCCAGATCCCGACCCAGATCCAGACCCAGACCCAGACCCAGACCCAGACCCAGATCCAGACCCAGACCCAGATCCAGATCCCGATCCCGATCCCGATCCAGATCCAGATCCCGATCCAGATCCAGACCCAGGGGGCGGCCTACCACCAGGGACTCAGGTGAGATATAGGAATATCTACGGAAATAACGGATTAGCTGATGATGGTGGTGAGATGTGGAATGGGGGCTATGATAATTTGCCAACCGGATGCAGGATGCTTTTGCCAGACTCAACCACCTGGGAGGCTTGTCCGGATGGGTGTGAGCGCACGCCTGGTGGAAATGGGGAGGGTACTTGTCCCTAA